Part of the Ornithinimicrobium flavum genome, GGCGCCTGGACGTGGCCTACGCGGTGCCGTCCGAGTTCTGGGCCGAGGTGCTGGGGCGGGTGCGCCAGGAGTTCCCCGACGCCCTCTTCCTCGGTGAGGTGATCCACGGCGACTACCCGGCGATCGCGCGGGCGGGGACCCTGGACACGGTGACGCAGTACGAGCTGTGGAAGGGCATCTGGTCCTCCCTCGCGGACCGCAACCTGTGGGAGCTGGCGTGGGGGCTGGAGCGGCACGACGAGTTCTCGCAGGAGGTGCCGATGCAGACCTTCGTCGGCAACCACGACGTCACCCGGATCGCCAGCGCGGTCGGTGACGCCGGCGCCGCGCTGGCGGCGGTGGTGCTGATGACCGTGCCCGGTATACCGAGCGTCTACTACGGCGACGAGCTCGCCTTCCGCGGGGAGAAGGGCACCTCCTGGGGCGCCGACACGCCGTTGCGTCCGGCCCTGCCCGGGACGCCCGCCGAGATCGGACTCGGGTGGGAGATGTTCGCTCACCACCGGGAGCTGATCGCGCTCCGGCGTCGTCACCCCTGGCTCACCCGGGGCCGGGTCAGCGTGGTGGACAGGGCGAACGAGCAGCTGACCTACGAGGTCGCCGGCACTGACACGGACGGCGCCCGGCACGTCCTGCGGGTCCACCTCGACCTGGCCACCAGCAGCTTCCGGGTCGAGGTGGACGGCACGACCGTCCTGGAGCGCAGCGGGTAGGTCAGGGGAGCTCCATGTCCGGGCCGTACAGCAGGCGCCAGATGGTCTCGCGGTTGCGGTGCACCCACCGGTTGAGCCGACCTGGGTCCACGGAATCGAAGAAGATCCAGCTGCGCTCGGTAGGGATGGTGTCCCAGCCCTGGCCCATCACGTCACGTTCGACCGTGTCGAACATGTCGCGCCGCTCGTCGAAGAACTCCACCACGGTCTCCGAGGGTCGCGGCACCCCCCCGGCGCTCCCCGCCCTGAAGACCCCCACGAGGTAGGTGTGCAGGGGCTGACCGCCGACCTCGGCGTTGGGGCGGTGCAGTCGGTCGTCGCCGAGGGGCCGGTCTGCTGCCAGTCGCTGAAGACGTTGACCACCGTCAGGGTCTTGTCGAGGACCTGCACCAGCGGTGCGACGTCCCGCCCCACGTCGGCGGCCTGGGCGGTGTTGATGGCGCTCAGGAGGGAGACCACCTGCTCGGCGACGAACTTCAGCGACTTGTCGCTCCCCGTCAGATCGATCTCCTCCGGACCCTGACCTGCAAGGATCGCCTGTCGGTAGGCGAAGACCAGCTGCACCTGGAGTGCCAGAGCCTGGGCCTGCGCCCGGGCCAGGGTGCGCCGGGCCGTGGCAGCGTTGTCGGCCGTGATCCGCTCGCGGACGCCGGACCACAGCCCTGAGAGGTGCTCCAGGCGCTCCAGCTCCTCGGGCGTCGACCGCCGGTTCCGCCCGTCCTGCACCGCTGTCTGTCGGCCCAGCGCGGAGAACCCCCAGTAGGCGTCGTGCAGGTCCTGGCCGTAGCGATCATCCTCGACGTACCTCCTGAAGATGGGCGCGATGTCTTCCACCCGGTCGTGGCACAAGAGAGAGAGCAGGGCAGCGTTCTCCACCGACAGCACCGGGATCTCCTGCGCATCCGCTTCCTGGCGGGCGACCACGGGGGTGGGACCGGTCGCCGCGAGCAGGTGCGCGACGGCCCGGTTGCCGGCCGCCTGCGGCAGCCACCCGGCCGGCCCTCCCGGCGCCCGCTGCGGTCCCGAGCCATGTCCGCGCCTGGGCCCGGCCTGCGCAGGCTGCGGCTCCGTCGCGCGATGCGTGCGCTCAGCGGCCATCGGAGCTGCTCCTCCCGGTGCACTCGCAGTCTCGAGCCGTGACGCGGCGCCGGAACGCGGCCGGAAGGGCAGCGAAAGGTGCCGGATCGGGCACATCCTCGGACCGGGTGCGAGGGGAGGCCGGGCCCCGACCTAGTCGAAGAGGTGATCGAACGGGTCGCCGCCGGACCAGGCAGGTGGCCGGGCGGGCGTCGGCGGAGGGAGAGCCGGGGTGGAGGCCGGCCTGGCCGGTCGGGACGGATCCATGGGTTCGGCAGGGATCAGCGAGACCGTCAGCCCGAGGACGGCCGCGAGGTCGAGCACCTTCTGCACCTCGGCGCCGCCGTGATGCCCCGCCTCCACCTTCGACAACCACGACCGGGCGACCCCGGCCGAGCGGCATACCGCCTCCTGGCTCAGCCCGGCCGAGAGGCGCCGCGCCCGCAAGGCCCGACCCAGCTCTTCCACCTGCGTCCTGATGGCCATCGTCTTGTCCTCGTTCGTGGACAGCGTTGTCGGACTACGACTGTAGTCGTACGAGGACATCGCCAGCCTCAGGCTCGCCGGATCCCTGGGGACTCGACCACCAGGTCGAGGCTCTCCCCCCGCAGCCCCCCGACCCGGGCCACCTGGTCGGCGAGGTCGTCGGCGAGCGGCCCGGTGAGCAGGTCCACCACCGGACCGCCGTCGGATGCGCCCCCAGGGTGACCGCGAGCACCCCGTCCCGCACCGTCCAGGCGCCCCTCACCACGCCACCCACCAGGAGCAGGTTGGCACCGCGCGTGACCTGCTGCCGGTGCTCGGGCGGGACCACGGTCGTGTCGGCGGTGCCGGGGCCGAGCACCCACTGGTCGTGGCCCGGCAGCAGCCGCACGGACTGTGCGGCCTGCCCGTCCTCAGCCGGCCCGCCGACCACCTGCTCGAGATCGTCGGCGAGGACCAGGACCTCCTCCCCGTCGACCTCCACCGTGGCCAGTGCCGGGGCGAGGTCCGTGAGCCACCGGTCGATGCGGCGCCTCCCCGCTCCGAGACCCTCCCCCAGCCAGTAGTGCAGCCGGGCCGGCGCGGCCGGGCCGTAGGCGGACAGGTACGAGGTCACCGCCCGCCGTCCTACCTCGTCCAGCTCGGGCAGTCCGGGCCAGCGCGGGTTGTCCTCGAGGGCCGCCAGCGTGGGGGTGCCGTCGGCGTCCGGGCCGAGGCAGACGTCGCCCTGCCAGAAGAAGGGTTTGAGGAACGTGCCGAGGGTGGACAGCGGCTCGCGCAGGTGGGCCCAGCGAGGGTCGCGGGCGACGACCTCGGCCACCGCCACCGGGGGCAACGGGCCGTCGGCGAGCGCCCCGCGCACCGTGGCCCGCAGGTCCGGCCAGGCCGCCGGAGGGAGACGGTAGTGCTCGACCCAGCTGGACCGCTCCCACATCCGACCGGCAGCCCGCAGCGCGAGGTGGTCGGCCGCCTGCCGCGGTGTCATCAGGTGTGTCGCGCCGCGGAAGGTGAACACCTTGACCAGCCGGCCGTCAGCCAGGGCGGCCCTCAGCATCCCGGCAACTCCACCCTCCGGCTCGTCCCCGGGAGCGGCGGTCGCGGACCGGTCCAGGCGGAGCCCGGTGGCCAGCGCCGCGTCCCCCGACCAGGCGGGCACGGCCACCAGCCGTTCCACCACGTCGACGACCGAGTCGGCACCCCTCGCCCCGAGGTGGTGCCGCTCCAACCGCCAGCTCAGGACGGCGGCCCGCGTCATCGGCACGCCACCACCGTAGATCAGGTGCCCTGTCCGGCCGCGGACCCGCCCAGCACCGGCATACCCTGGCCGGTCCGGGACCGACCGCTCGCCAGCTCGAGGTCGGGGTGGCTCGTGCGGCCCGCGAGCGCGCGGAGCGCGTAGAGGATGCACACGAGGTCCACGACCTCCTGGGTGAGGGCGCCGACGACGGCGGGGATGTGACCGAAGGCGGCCACCACCATGAGGCCGAGGCTGAGCACGACACCGATGAGGATCGCCGTCATCGCGACGCGGTAGGTGTCACGCCCGATCTCCAGGGCCATGGCGACCTTACCGAGGTCGTCCTTGACGATGACCACGTCCGCCGACTCGCTGGCGGCGGTCGACCCGCGGGCGCCCATGGCGATCCCCACGTCGGCGGCGGCCAGCACGGGAGCGTCGTTCACCCCGTCGCCGACCATCACCACGGGGGGCGGCAGGGTGCTGACCAGGCGCACCTTGTCCTCCGGCAGCAGGCCGGCGTGCACCTGCGTGATGCCCGCCCCGTCGGCCAGCGTGCGTGCCGTGACCTCGTTGTCACCGGTGAGCATGGCGACGTTGGCCACGCCCCGGTCCCGCAGCACCTGCACGGTCGCGGCCGCGTTGTCGCGCAGTGCGTCCTTGAGCACCAGACTCCCCGCGAAGCGCCCGTCCACCGCGACCGACACCGCGGTCTGCCCCGGTTCCAGGGGCGTGGTCGAGGCGGAGGGGTCCACCTCCCGGACGAAGGCGAGCTTGCCGACCCGCACGGTGCGTCCCTCGATCAACGCCTGGACACCGTTCGTCGCGATCTCGTACGCCTCCCGGCCGGGAGACAGCGGCAGCCCGCGCTCCTCGGCGGCCCGCAGCACCCCGTCGGCCAGGACGTGGGAGGAGAAGGCCTCGGTGGAGGCGGCCAGGCGAAGGAGGTCGTCCTGCGTCAGACCCGCGGCGGGTCGGACGGCGGCGAGGGTGGGTCGGCCGTGGCTCAGGGTGCCGGTCTTGTCGAAGGCGACGGACGCGGCACGGGCCAGACCCTCCAGGGTCGCCCCGCCCTTGACGATGACGCCGGCCCGCGCCGACCGGCTCATGCCGCCCATGAAGGCCACCGGTGCGGCGATGAGCAGCGGGCAGGGGGTGGCCAGCACCAGCACCTCCGCGAAGCGCACCGGGTCGCCGGAGGCCCACCAGGCCAGTCCGGCGATGACCAGCGAGACCGCGGTGAAGGGCACGGCGAAGCGGTCGGCGAGCCGCACCGTCCGGGCCTTGGACCCCTCCGCCTCGGCGACGAGGGCGATGATCCGCTGGTACTGCGAGTCCGCGGCGATCGCGGTGGCCCGCATCCGCACGGCCCGCTCGCCGTTGACCGCCCCACTCATCAGCGCCTCGCCGCGCACCCGCTCCACGGGCAGGCTCTCCCCCGTCAGCGACGACTCGTCGAAGACGCCCCCCGCGTCCAGCAGCTCCCCGTCGACGGGCACGACCTCGGCCGGCCGCACGAGGAGCACGTCGCCGGGACGCACCGCGTCCACCTCGATGTCGGTCTGGCCCCCGTCCCCGTCCAGGCGCCGGGCCCGTCGCGGAGCCCGGTCCAGCAGCGCGGTGAGATCCGCCCGAGCCCGTCGGGCCGCGAAGGCCTCCAGCGCCTCGCCACCGGTGAGCATCAACACGATGATGAGGGCCGCGACATACTCCCCGACGGCCAGCGTGGCCACCATGGCGATGACGGCAAGGATGTCGAGCCCCCAGTGACCCCGCAGGATGTCCTTGACCATCCCCACCGCCGTCACCGCGACGATCACCGCGACGTAGGCCGTGGCCAGCAGCCGCGCCGGGCCGTCGTGGCCCAGCCCCAGCAGCGACAGCACGACCGCACCGACGAGCAGCGTCAGCCCTACGACGGGGTTGTTCCGCACGAACCCTCCGACGGCGACGGTGCCCATAACCCTTGATAGCTCCTTCCCGCCGCCAGATCCAGGTAGGGAAGGCTCGTCTCAGCGCGGGCCGCTGTAGACCCCCCGCAGCCGGAAGCGCATCCCCGGCTCGGCCAGCTCCTCCAGGGCGTGCGCGGTCCAGCCCGCGGTGCGGGCGCACGCGAAGAGCGCGGCGCCGCCCCAGCGCGGGAGCCGGTAGGTCAGGACGAGCAGGGCCAGGGCGACGTCGACGGTCAGCACCCACCCGCGACGGTCGACCAGCTCGGCCTCCAGCCACCGCAGCGCGTCCCACCGCTGCGCCCCGACGTCCGACCGGATCAGCTTGAGGAGCACCTGCGCCCGGGGGTCCTGCTCGGTGTAGACCACGTGACCGAAGCCCGGTGCCCGGTCGGCGACCAGCGCCCCGTCGAGCGCCTCCTGGGGCGCGGTGAGCGCCGGGCCCAGCCAGTCCACCACCTGCACGGAGGAGGTGAGGTGCCGGGGGCTGTCGGCCGCAGCCAGCCCGGCGAGCAGAGCGCTGAAGGGGTCCGCGCCCGACGACACCGCCACCCGCACGGCGGTCGTGGACACCGCCAGGTCGTGGTCGGCCAGCAGGACAAGGCCGGCGTCGACGACGGGTCCCGGGCACGGCTCGAGCGCGGTATGGAGCAGCTCGCCGAGGGAGGACCCCCGTGTCCCCGCACCCGGGACGGCGCGCGCCATGAAGGTGGCGGCCCGGCGACCGGCGTGGGCGACGGACCCGGGGCGGCGGTCCTGCCGACCGGGATCGGTCGCCCTGGCCACGAGGACCGCGTGCTTGAGCCGGTCGAGCAGGCCCGTCCCCGGAGGGAGCACCGCGAGGAGCGCGGCGAGGTGCTGTTCCTCCGAGGGCGTCGGCCGCACGGGCTCCACATCCTCCGGGTGCCCGGTGAGGAGCGCGCGGACCTCCTCGAACGAGGCGTGGCCCACCAGGTTCCGGACGTCGTGGCCCCGGTAGGCCAGGCGCCCGGCACCCACCTCGGTGATCGAGGTGCGTACGTCCTCGCTGGTCGCCGGTCGGCGCCGGCCCGCCCGCGGGCCCGTGACCAGCTCCCGGACGTCGGCGAGGGCGAAGATGCTGCCGCCGGCGGGGTCCCGACGCAGGGGGGCGAGGACGCCGCGGCTGACGTAGGCGTACACCGTCTGCACCTTGACGCCCAGGTAGTCGGCGACCTGGGCGGTGGTCAGCTCCCCCTCGTCGCTCATGTTGATCCGATCAACGTTGACATGGCGATCAACTCTACGCGAGGCTCGACCGCATGACCAGCACCCAGATCGTGGCTCCCGCCGGGCTCAAGGACGTCGTCGTCGCGGACACCCGCACCGGCGACGTGCGTGGGAGCGAGGGCTTCTACCACTTCCGTCAGTACTCCGCCGTCGAGCTGGCCCGGACCCGCTCCTTCGAGGACGTGTGCCACCTCATGCTCGAGGGCACCCTGCCCTCCCCCCATGAGTCGGCCGCCCTCCAGGCCCGCCTCGCGGCCGCCTCGGAGCTGCCTGCGGAGCTGGTGACCGTCCTGCCGCAGATCGCGGCGGCCGGTCCCGACCGCGCCTCGCTCGCCCGGCTGCGCACGGCGGTGTCGCACCTGGGGGCCGTCGAGGGGTTTGGCCCCACCTACGGTGCCGACCCGGACCAGATCCGGGCGGACGTCCTGCGGCTGGTCGCGACCGTTCCGGTCATCCAGGCCGCGCTCCACCGCCTCCGGGCCGGGCTGGAGCCGCTGCCGGCCCGGCCCGAGCTGGGCGCCGCCGGCAGCTGGCTGTGGATGCTGACCGGGAAGGAGCCGGGCCCGCGCGAGACGGCGGCGGTGTCGGCATACCTGACCCTGACCGTGGACCACGGCTTCAGTGCCTCGACGTTCGCCGCCCGGGTCGTGACGTCCGCCGGGTCCGACGTGGCCTCCGCGGTCGGGGCGGCCATCGGCACCTTCGCCGGGCCGCTCCACGGCGGCGCCCCGGACCGGGCCCTGGACGCGCTCGACGACATCGGTTCGGCGGACCGGGCCCGGGCGTGGGTGCGCGGGAAGGTGGCGGCCGGCGAGCGGATCATGGGTTTCGGGCACGCCGTCTACCGGACCATGGACCCGCGCGCGGCGCTGCTGCGGACGATCGCGCTGGACCTCGGTGGCCCGCTGGCGGACCTCGCCGTGCGGGTCGAGACCGAGGTCGTGGAGGCGCTGGCCGAGCTCAAGCCCGGTCGCGAGCTGCACACGAACGTCGAGTTCTACGCGGGTGTGGTGATGGAGCTGTGCGGGATCCCCCGCGAGATGTTCACGCCGACCTTCGCCACCGCCCGGGTGGTCGGCTGGGGCGCCCACATCCTCGAGCAGGCCGGCAGCAGCAAGATCTACCGCCCGGCGGCTCGCTACGTCGGCCCCCCGGCGCCGGAGCCCGTGCCGGCCTGAGTCGGCGGCCGGTGCGTCCCGACCGGGGACGCCTGTCGGGGGTCCGTGCCAGTCTGGGCCAATGGGAGACACCGGCCACTTCGACGCCCACGCCACGTCCTACGACGACCCGGCCAAGGCCCGCCGCGCCCACGACGTCGCCCGGGCCGTCGTGGCGGCGGGAGCCGCCAGGCCGGGTCCGACCGGCACCGTTCGGCTGCTGGAGTACGGCGCGGGGACGGGGCTGGTCACGCAGGCCCTGTCCGCCCTGGTCGACGACCTCTCGGCGACGCTGGCCGACGCCTCCTCCGGCATGAGGGGCGTGATGCAGGACAAGGTGGCGTCGGGGGCGCTGCCGGTGGACGCCCGCATCGTGCACCTGGACCTCGAGCAGGAGCCGACCCCGGCCGAGCGCTTCGACCTGGTCGTCTCCTCCCTGGTCCTGCACCACGTCCGCGACCTGGACCGGGTCCTGGCCGGTCTCGCCGAGCTCCTCGACGAGGGCGGGCACCTGTGCGTGGCCGACCTCGACCGCGAGGACGGCTCGTTCCACGCCACGGTGCATGGCTTCTCCGGTCACGACGGCTTCGACCGCGAGGAGCTGGCGCAGCGGATGCGGTCGGCGGGCTTCGCCGAGGTGAGCGTCGCCGACTGCACCTCCCTCGACAAGGACGGCAGGACCTACTCCGTCTTCCTGGCCACCGGCCGCCGACCCGGCCGGCCCCCGACCGACCTCAAGGGGTGGCTGCACCACTACCTGCGGGCGGCCCAGGAGTCGTTGCTCTGGAAGCTCGAGGGGCTGTCGGAGTATGACGTGCGCCGTCCGCTCACCCCGACCGGCACCAACCTGCTGGGTCTGGTCAAGCACCTCGCCGGCGTCGAGCTGGGCTACCTCGGCGACACCTTCGGACGCCCGAGCGGGATCCCGCTGCCGTGGTACGACGACGGCGCCGCGGACAACGCCGACATGTGGGCGACGCCGCAGGAGTCCCGCGAGGAGATCCTCGACCTCTACCGCCGCGCCTGGGCGCACGGCGACGGGACCGTCGAGGCGCTGGACCTCGACGCGCCGGGACGGGTGGCGCACTGGCCGGACGACCGCGCGGACGTGACCCTCGGGCAGATCCTGGTCCACCTGACGACCGAGACCTACCGGCACGCCGGTCACGCCGACATCCTCCGTGAGCTTCTTGACGGGCGGGTGGGGCTCCGCGAGGGCCGGACCAACCTGCCCGACCTGGGGGAGGAGGACTGGGCCGCCCACCACGAGCGGCTCGAGGCGGCCGCCCGCGAGGCCGACCGGGGCGAGGGGTGAGCGCGGACCGGCCCGTCCGGCACGTCGACGACCAGGAGCGCCGGGCCCGGCTCGCGGTCCGGCACGCCGTGCACCCCGCGCACCGGGTCGCCGACACCCTGGCCGCCACCCGGGCGATGACGGTGCTGCACGCGACCGAGGCGGCGACCGTCCACCTCGCCGTGGCCGCCCGGACCGACGCCGTCGGTCCGGCGGACGTCGACCGCGCGCTCTACAAGGACCGCTGCGTGCTCAAGCAGCTGGCGATGCGCCGCACCCTCTTCGTCCTCCCCCGTGACCTGCTCCCCGCGGCGCTCGGCAGCGCGTCGGCCCGCGTGGCCGTCGAGCAGCGGCGCCTCGTCGCCCGGGACGCCGTCGCCCACGGGGCGGCCGCCGACGGGGAGGCCTGGCTGAGGGCGGCCACGGAGGCGGTGCTGGCCCGGCTGGAGGTCTCCGGGCCCCTCAGCGCGCGGGCGCTCCGGGAGGAGGTGCCGGAGCTCACCGGGACCTTCACCGTCAGCCCGGGCAAGACCTACGGCGGCACCTCCCACATCGCCCCGCGCGTGCTGACCCTCCTGGGGGCCGAGGGCCGAATCGTGCGTGGGCCCAACGCCGGCCACTGGCGGCTGTCCCGGCCGACGTGGACGCTGATGCGGGACTGGATCGGTGGACCCGTCTCGGTCCTCGGGTCGCAGGAGGGGTATGCCGAGCTGGTCCGCCGGTGGCTGCGCACCTTCGGCCCGGGCACGGTCGAGGACCTGCAGTGGTGGCTGGGGTCGACGAAGACCGCGGCGCGGACCGCCCTGGCGGACTGCGGTGCCGTGCCGGTGTCGCTCGACGGCGGGGCCACCGGCTGGCTGCTGCCCGACGACGTCGAGCCCGTAGCCGCCGTCGAGCCCTGGGCGGCGCTCCTGCCGACCCTGGACCCCACCACGATGGGGTGGCGGGGGCGGGAGTTCTACCTGGACCCGGCGCACACCCCATACCTCTTCGACACCAACGGCAACGCCGGCACGACCGCCTGGTGGGAGGGCCGCATCGTGGGGGCCTGGGTGCAGGACGAGGACGCGCGGGTGCGGGTCGTTTCCCTCCCCGGGAACACGCTGCCGCCGGAGGCGATCGAGGCCCTCGACGCGCAGGCGGACCGCCTCACTTCCTGGCTGGGGGTGCGGATCAGCAACGTCTACAGCTCGCAGCTGATGAAGGGGGCCCGGCTCCCCTAGCCCGGCCCTGGCCGCAGGGTCCGGTGCGTCGGTACGCTCGGGCATGACTCTCAGACTGGCCATGGTCACCGCAGACACGACGGACCCGACGACGCTGGCGACCTGGTGGGCCGAGCAGCTGGGCGCGAAGGTCACCGACGACCACGGCGGCACCTTCGCCATGGTGCGGGGCGGTGGCCTGCCGGTCGTCCTGGCCTTCCAGCAGGTCGACGCCGTCACCCCGGGCAAGAACCGGTTGCACCTGGATCTCATGTCGCCCGACGTGGAGGCGGAGGTCGAGCGGCTCCTGTCCGCCGGGGCCAGCCTGGTCGGCCGGCGGGGGGACGAGAGCTTCGCCTGGGTGACCCTGGCCGACCCGGACGGCAACGAGTTCTGCGTCGCGCCCGGCCAGTGACACGGCGCGGCGCACGGGTCTAGCCTGCACGTGTGTCGACGGATCCGACGGGGCCGGCGTCGCAGCAGGTGCGCTTCGCCCGGTCCGCGGACGGGGTGACGATCGCGTACGCCGTGCACGGCTCGGGACCGCCGCTCGTCCTCAACAGCTGCTGGCTCTCGCACCTGGAGTTCGACTGGA contains:
- a CDS encoding heavy metal translocating P-type ATPase, which translates into the protein MGTVAVGGFVRNNPVVGLTLLVGAVVLSLLGLGHDGPARLLATAYVAVIVAVTAVGMVKDILRGHWGLDILAVIAMVATLAVGEYVAALIIVLMLTGGEALEAFAARRARADLTALLDRAPRRARRLDGDGGQTDIEVDAVRPGDVLLVRPAEVVPVDGELLDAGGVFDESSLTGESLPVERVRGEALMSGAVNGERAVRMRATAIAADSQYQRIIALVAEAEGSKARTVRLADRFAVPFTAVSLVIAGLAWWASGDPVRFAEVLVLATPCPLLIAAPVAFMGGMSRSARAGVIVKGGATLEGLARAASVAFDKTGTLSHGRPTLAAVRPAAGLTQDDLLRLAASTEAFSSHVLADGVLRAAEERGLPLSPGREAYEIATNGVQALIEGRTVRVGKLAFVREVDPSASTTPLEPGQTAVSVAVDGRFAGSLVLKDALRDNAAATVQVLRDRGVANVAMLTGDNEVTARTLADGAGITQVHAGLLPEDKVRLVSTLPPPVVMVGDGVNDAPVLAAADVGIAMGARGSTAASESADVVIVKDDLGKVAMALEIGRDTYRVAMTAILIGVVLSLGLMVVAAFGHIPAVVGALTQEVVDLVCILYALRALAGRTSHPDLELASGRSRTGQGMPVLGGSAAGQGT
- a CDS encoding DNA glycosylase AlkZ-like family protein, which encodes MTRAAVLSWRLERHHLGARGADSVVDVVERLVAVPAWSGDAALATGLRLDRSATAAPGDEPEGGVAGMLRAALADGRLVKVFTFRGATHLMTPRQAADHLALRAAGRMWERSSWVEHYRLPPAAWPDLRATVRGALADGPLPPVAVAEVVARDPRWAHLREPLSTLGTFLKPFFWQGDVCLGPDADGTPTLAALEDNPRWPGLPELDEVGRRAVTSYLSAYGPAAPARLHYWLGEGLGAGRRRIDRWLTDLAPALATVEVDGEEVLVLADDLEQVVGGPAEDGQAAQSVRLLPGHDQWVLGPGTADTTVVPPEHRQQVTRGANLLLVGGVVRGAWTVRDGVLAVTLGAHPTAVRWWTCSPGRSPTTSPTRWPGSGGCGGRASTWWSSPQGSGEPEAGDVLVRLQS
- a CDS encoding citrate/2-methylcitrate synthase, which encodes MTSTQIVAPAGLKDVVVADTRTGDVRGSEGFYHFRQYSAVELARTRSFEDVCHLMLEGTLPSPHESAALQARLAAASELPAELVTVLPQIAAAGPDRASLARLRTAVSHLGAVEGFGPTYGADPDQIRADVLRLVATVPVIQAALHRLRAGLEPLPARPELGAAGSWLWMLTGKEPGPRETAAVSAYLTLTVDHGFSASTFAARVVTSAGSDVASAVGAAIGTFAGPLHGGAPDRALDALDDIGSADRARAWVRGKVAAGERIMGFGHAVYRTMDPRAALLRTIALDLGGPLADLAVRVETEVVEALAELKPGRELHTNVEFYAGVVMELCGIPREMFTPTFATARVVGWGAHILEQAGSSKIYRPAARYVGPPAPEPVPA
- a CDS encoding DUF664 domain-containing protein, whose translation is MGDTGHFDAHATSYDDPAKARRAHDVARAVVAAGAARPGPTGTVRLLEYGAGTGLVTQALSALVDDLSATLADASSGMRGVMQDKVASGALPVDARIVHLDLEQEPTPAERFDLVVSSLVLHHVRDLDRVLAGLAELLDEGGHLCVADLDREDGSFHATVHGFSGHDGFDREELAQRMRSAGFAEVSVADCTSLDKDGRTYSVFLATGRRPGRPPTDLKGWLHHYLRAAQESLLWKLEGLSEYDVRRPLTPTGTNLLGLVKHLAGVELGYLGDTFGRPSGIPLPWYDDGAADNADMWATPQESREEILDLYRRAWAHGDGTVEALDLDAPGRVAHWPDDRADVTLGQILVHLTTETYRHAGHADILRELLDGRVGLREGRTNLPDLGEEDWAAHHERLEAAAREADRGEG
- a CDS encoding helix-turn-helix domain-containing protein — protein: MSSYDYSRSPTTLSTNEDKTMAIRTQVEELGRALRARRLSAGLSQEAVCRSAGVARSWLSKVEAGHHGGAEVQKVLDLAAVLGLTVSLIPAEPMDPSRPARPASTPALPPPTPARPPAWSGGDPFDHLFD
- a CDS encoding alpha-amylase family glycosyl hydrolase — encoded protein: MPDTSTIWWHVYPLGATGAPLRRREGADGPRLLRLVPWLDHVVELGCDGLLLGPVFASTSHGYDTLDHHTLDPRLGDDANWDRFVQQAKDRGLQIMLDGVFNHVGIDHPLVQGGPTRPWEGHGDLAELDHDDPAVADLVTDVMLHWLRRGADGWRLDVAYAVPSEFWAEVLGRVRQEFPDALFLGEVIHGDYPAIARAGTLDTVTQYELWKGIWSSLADRNLWELAWGLERHDEFSQEVPMQTFVGNHDVTRIASAVGDAGAALAAVVLMTVPGIPSVYYGDELAFRGEKGTSWGADTPLRPALPGTPAEIGLGWEMFAHHRELIALRRRHPWLTRGRVSVVDRANEQLTYEVAGTDTDGARHVLRVHLDLATSSFRVEVDGTTVLERSG
- a CDS encoding citrate synthase encodes the protein MSDEGELTTAQVADYLGVKVQTVYAYVSRGVLAPLRRDPAGGSIFALADVRELVTGPRAGRRRPATSEDVRTSITEVGAGRLAYRGHDVRNLVGHASFEEVRALLTGHPEDVEPVRPTPSEEQHLAALLAVLPPGTGLLDRLKHAVLVARATDPGRQDRRPGSVAHAGRRAATFMARAVPGAGTRGSSLGELLHTALEPCPGPVVDAGLVLLADHDLAVSTTAVRVAVSSGADPFSALLAGLAAADSPRHLTSSVQVVDWLGPALTAPQEALDGALVADRAPGFGHVVYTEQDPRAQVLLKLIRSDVGAQRWDALRWLEAELVDRRGWVLTVDVALALLVLTYRLPRWGGAALFACARTAGWTAHALEELAEPGMRFRLRGVYSGPR
- a CDS encoding VOC family protein is translated as MTLRLAMVTADTTDPTTLATWWAEQLGAKVTDDHGGTFAMVRGGGLPVVLAFQQVDAVTPGKNRLHLDLMSPDVEAEVERLLSAGASLVGRRGDESFAWVTLADPDGNEFCVAPGQ
- a CDS encoding winged helix DNA-binding domain-containing protein; the protein is MSADRPVRHVDDQERRARLAVRHAVHPAHRVADTLAATRAMTVLHATEAATVHLAVAARTDAVGPADVDRALYKDRCVLKQLAMRRTLFVLPRDLLPAALGSASARVAVEQRRLVARDAVAHGAAADGEAWLRAATEAVLARLEVSGPLSARALREEVPELTGTFTVSPGKTYGGTSHIAPRVLTLLGAEGRIVRGPNAGHWRLSRPTWTLMRDWIGGPVSVLGSQEGYAELVRRWLRTFGPGTVEDLQWWLGSTKTAARTALADCGAVPVSLDGGATGWLLPDDVEPVAAVEPWAALLPTLDPTTMGWRGREFYLDPAHTPYLFDTNGNAGTTAWWEGRIVGAWVQDEDARVRVVSLPGNTLPPEAIEALDAQADRLTSWLGVRISNVYSSQLMKGARLP